The following are encoded in a window of Pseudalgibacter alginicilyticus genomic DNA:
- the rfbC gene encoding dTDP-4-dehydrorhamnose 3,5-epimerase → MLVEETHLKGCFVITPKVFEDERGFFFESFNTQSFESKTGVKVNFVQDNISKSSKGVLRGLHFQKDAFAQAKLVQVIKGKVLDVCVDLRKESSTFGHYFSILLDDLNKQQLYVPRGFAHGFLVLEDDTIFSYKCDNYYNKAAESGILYNDEKLNIDWGLMQDAFVISEKDKCLSTFEDFLNE, encoded by the coding sequence ATGTTAGTAGAAGAAACACATTTAAAAGGGTGCTTTGTTATAACTCCTAAGGTATTTGAAGATGAGAGAGGCTTTTTTTTTGAGAGTTTTAATACGCAATCATTTGAATCTAAAACAGGTGTGAAAGTCAATTTTGTTCAAGATAATATATCAAAATCGTCAAAAGGAGTTTTAAGAGGATTACATTTTCAAAAAGATGCTTTTGCACAAGCCAAATTAGTACAAGTTATTAAAGGAAAAGTATTAGATGTTTGTGTGGATCTTAGAAAAGAATCTTCTACATTTGGACACTATTTTTCAATCCTTTTAGATGATTTAAATAAGCAGCAACTTTATGTGCCAAGAGGATTTGCTCATGGATTTTTAGTGCTTGAGGATGACACTATTTTTTCCTATAAATGTGATAATTATTATAATAAAGCAGCCGAATCGGGCATATTATATAATGATGAAAAATTAAATATAGATTGGGGTTTAATGCAGGATGCGTTTGTAATTTCAGAAAAAGATAAGTGTTTATCAACATTTGAAGATTTTCTAAATGAATAA
- the rfbD gene encoding dTDP-4-dehydrorhamnose reductase, giving the protein MNKNVLVTGASGQLGKTIHELFSENNIGLDFTFVIKQELDITRRENLISFFNQNMFDYCINCAAYTNVEQAEITPESAYKINAEGVKNLAEACKETNTILIHISTDYVFDGEKKEPYTADDVTNPINEYGKSKLQGEIYIKDILSNYFIVRTSWLYSKKYGNNFYRTIINKAKTEKQLSITTEQIGCPTDVVNLSNYIVSLIHQESIQFGIHHFSDKKAMTWYDFAEEILKDNNLSSEVKLVMVKKYRTFARRPKNSVLKNL; this is encoded by the coding sequence ATGAATAAAAATGTTTTAGTTACAGGGGCAAGTGGGCAGTTAGGTAAAACGATTCATGAGTTATTTTCTGAAAATAATATAGGATTGGATTTTACGTTTGTAATAAAACAAGAGTTAGATATTACTCGTAGAGAAAATCTTATTTCTTTTTTCAATCAAAACATGTTTGATTATTGCATTAATTGCGCGGCTTACACAAACGTTGAACAAGCCGAAATAACACCAGAATCAGCATATAAAATTAATGCGGAAGGTGTTAAAAATTTAGCCGAAGCTTGTAAGGAAACAAATACCATCTTAATTCATATTTCAACAGATTATGTGTTTGATGGAGAGAAAAAAGAACCATATACGGCAGATGATGTAACAAACCCTATAAACGAGTATGGGAAGTCAAAACTACAAGGAGAGATATATATTAAAGATATTTTAAGTAACTATTTTATAGTTAGAACCTCTTGGCTTTATAGTAAGAAATATGGTAATAATTTTTATAGAACTATTATTAATAAAGCTAAAACAGAAAAACAGCTGTCTATAACAACAGAACAAATAGGTTGCCCAACTGATGTTGTGAATTTATCCAATTATATAGTTAGTTTAATTCATCAGGAGAGCATACAATTTGGTATTCATCATTTTTCTGATAAAAAAGCCATGACTTGGTATGATTTTGCTGAGGAAATTTTAAAGGATAACAACCTATCAAGCGAAGTAAAACTTGTTATGGTGAAGAAATATCGTACTTTTGCACGACGACCTAAAAACTCGGTTTTAAAGAATCTTTAG
- the rfbA gene encoding glucose-1-phosphate thymidylyltransferase RfbA — MKGIILAGGSGTRLYPLTKVVSKQLMPIYDKPMIYYPLTTLMSAGIRDILIISTTKDTPRFKELLGDGKDYGCTFEYAIQEQPNGLAEAFLIAETFIGEESVALILGDNIFYGSGLDKTLQENINPKGGVIFAYHVQDPQRYGVVEFDDNNKVISIEEKPKKPKSNYAVPGIYFYDNSVIEIAKNIKPSNRGELEITDVNKIYLKIGALNVQILDKGTAWLDTGTFTSLMQASQFVQVIEDRQGQKIGCIEETAYKMGYIDKTQLKKLAKPLLKSGYGEYLYQLI, encoded by the coding sequence ATGAAAGGAATTATTTTGGCAGGAGGCTCTGGTACTAGGTTATACCCGTTAACTAAAGTGGTTAGTAAACAGCTTATGCCAATATACGATAAGCCTATGATTTATTATCCTTTAACAACATTAATGTCCGCTGGAATTCGAGATATTCTAATAATTTCTACAACTAAAGACACTCCAAGGTTTAAAGAACTATTAGGCGATGGCAAAGACTATGGTTGCACTTTTGAGTATGCTATACAAGAACAACCAAATGGATTAGCAGAAGCTTTTTTAATTGCAGAAACATTCATAGGAGAAGAGAGTGTCGCGCTCATTTTAGGCGATAATATTTTTTATGGTTCCGGACTGGATAAAACATTGCAGGAAAATATCAATCCTAAAGGAGGGGTTATTTTTGCGTATCATGTTCAAGACCCTCAACGTTATGGCGTTGTTGAATTTGATGACAACAATAAAGTGATATCTATAGAAGAAAAACCAAAAAAACCGAAATCTAATTATGCAGTTCCTGGTATTTATTTTTATGATAATTCAGTAATTGAAATTGCTAAAAATATTAAACCAAGTAATAGGGGAGAATTAGAAATAACGGATGTAAATAAAATTTACCTGAAGATAGGAGCACTTAATGTTCAGATACTGGATAAAGGAACGGCTTGGTTGGATACAGGTACATTTACATCACTCATGCAAGCATCTCAATTTGTTCAAGTAATTGAGGACAGACAAGGTCAAAAAATTGGTTGCATTGAAGAAACGGCCTATAAGATGGGTTATATAGATAAAACGCAATTAAAAAAATTAGCAAAACCATTACTTAAAAGTGGTTATGGTGAATATCTATATCAATTAATATAA
- the rfbB gene encoding dTDP-glucose 4,6-dehydratase — protein sequence MKLLITGGAGFIGSHVVRLFVEKYPNYQVFNLDALTYAGNLENLKDIENKSNYTFIKGDITDEVFINNLFNKHQFEGVIHLAAESHVDRSITDPLAFVKTNVIGTMVLLNAFKACWESSFEGKLFYHVSTDEVYGTLGHTGLFTETTAYDPNSPYSASKASSDHFVRAYGETYGLPYIITNCSNNYGQNQFPEKLIPLFINNIINNKPLPIYGDGNYTRDWLYVKDHAMAIDLVFHKGKFSETYNIGGFNEWKNIDLVRLLCAQMDFKLGREEGSSEELITYVKDRPGHDLRYAIDASKISKDLGWKPSVTFEEGLKKTIDWYLNNEDWLNSVTSGEYQSYYMKQYN from the coding sequence ATGAAACTATTAATTACAGGAGGTGCAGGGTTTATAGGCTCTCATGTAGTAAGGTTATTTGTGGAAAAATATCCAAATTATCAAGTTTTTAATTTAGATGCTCTTACTTATGCAGGTAATTTAGAAAATCTTAAAGATATTGAGAATAAATCCAATTACACTTTCATAAAAGGCGATATTACCGATGAAGTTTTTATAAATAATTTATTTAATAAACATCAATTTGAGGGTGTAATACATCTGGCGGCAGAATCGCATGTAGATAGGTCAATTACAGATCCTTTAGCCTTTGTAAAAACAAATGTTATAGGCACTATGGTTTTATTAAATGCTTTTAAAGCTTGTTGGGAAAGTAGTTTTGAAGGAAAACTTTTTTATCATGTAAGTACTGATGAGGTTTATGGAACGTTAGGACATACAGGGTTATTTACAGAAACAACGGCATATGACCCTAATTCACCATATTCAGCTTCAAAAGCTAGTTCAGATCATTTTGTTCGTGCTTATGGAGAAACCTACGGATTGCCATATATAATTACAAATTGTTCAAATAACTATGGGCAAAATCAGTTTCCAGAAAAATTAATACCACTATTTATAAACAATATTATAAATAACAAACCTTTGCCAATATATGGAGACGGTAATTATACTAGGGATTGGCTTTATGTAAAAGATCATGCGATGGCTATCGATTTGGTTTTTCACAAAGGCAAGTTTAGTGAAACGTACAATATAGGCGGTTTTAATGAATGGAAAAATATTGATTTAGTACGTTTGTTATGCGCTCAAATGGATTTTAAGTTAGGTCGTGAAGAAGGTTCTTCAGAAGAATTAATTACCTATGTAAAGGATCGTCCTGGTCATGATTTAAGGTATGCTATTGATGCATCAAAAATAAGTAAGGACTTGGGTTGGAAGCCATCAGTAACATTTGAAGAAGGTTTAAAAAAAACAATTGATTGGTATTTAAATAACGAAGATTGGTTGAATAGCGTCACTTCAGGAGAATATCAATCTTATTACATGAAACAATATAACTAA
- a CDS encoding glycosyltransferase has protein sequence MKVLCDDFKEVGIITSKGDSVGTLKLAKYQDTLNEYSNLNIHQLPSIKIGYSGETRSTNFFLYPKSINIITKYDVIVFEGTTNLLNNIYLVPLAKLFNKKTIWWDAGYSLPIRSFKRKLIDLIVAPFIRCTDGQMGYSTLAKNYLENHMGANKVFLNLNTINTSYFESISAEINESVNSYKFDESNIKLLYVGVVEERKKVKQLIDIVTKLNSGNIEKQFSLTVIGGGNQLEELKLYVEDNDKIKVLGPIYDKSQLKMFYFESDLFILPGDGGLAILQSLLFGLPVLSVIGADGTELDYIKDKSFLVNGTDKIEDALRKLPPINRTRIFSSLPNIKHVDWNNVLEDFIKKL, from the coding sequence TTGAAAGTATTATGTGATGACTTTAAAGAGGTTGGAATTATAACATCTAAGGGAGATAGTGTTGGAACTTTAAAATTAGCAAAATATCAAGATACTTTAAATGAATATAGCAATCTTAATATTCATCAATTACCATCAATTAAGATTGGCTATTCAGGAGAAACTAGGTCAACCAATTTTTTCTTATATCCAAAATCAATAAATATAATAACTAAATACGATGTTATTGTTTTTGAAGGCACAACAAATCTTTTAAACAACATTTACTTAGTTCCGCTTGCAAAACTTTTCAATAAGAAAACTATTTGGTGGGATGCAGGTTATTCTCTTCCTATTCGTTCTTTTAAGAGAAAGTTAATAGATTTAATAGTAGCTCCTTTTATAAGATGTACGGACGGACAGATGGGATATTCAACCCTTGCGAAAAATTATCTTGAAAACCACATGGGAGCTAACAAGGTGTTTTTAAATTTAAATACGATTAACACCTCTTATTTCGAATCTATATCAGCCGAAATAAATGAAAGCGTTAATAGTTATAAGTTTGATGAATCAAATATTAAACTGCTTTATGTTGGTGTTGTTGAAGAAAGAAAAAAAGTGAAGCAATTAATTGATATTGTAACAAAATTAAATAGTGGTAATATTGAAAAGCAGTTTTCTTTAACTGTAATTGGTGGTGGTAATCAATTGGAAGAACTTAAATTATATGTAGAGGACAATGATAAAATTAAGGTGTTAGGCCCAATTTATGATAAAAGCCAACTTAAAATGTTTTATTTTGAAAGTGATTTATTTATTTTACCAGGAGATGGAGGTTTAGCTATTCTTCAGTCTTTATTGTTTGGCTTGCCAGTCTTGAGTGTTATAGGTGCTGATGGTACAGAGTTGGATTATATAAAAGATAAATCTTTTTTAGTTAATGGTACAGATAAAATAGAAGATGCTTTAAGAAAATTACCACCAATTAATAGAACACGTATATTTAGTAGTTTGCCCAATATAAAACATGTGGATTGGAATAATGTATTAGAGGATTTTATAAAAAAACTATAA
- the wecB gene encoding non-hydrolyzing UDP-N-acetylglucosamine 2-epimerase produces MRDKKKILVVFGTRPEAIKMAPLVKEFEKNSSSFETKVCITAQHREMLDQVLSFFEIIPHYDLDLMKPNQNLYSLTSDIITNLKPVFEDFKPDYIFVHGDTTTTMATSIAGFYSGAQICHVEAGLRTFNMKSPFPEEMNRSVTGVVANIHFAPTITSRQNLLNENKKEESILVTGNTVIDALLFSVDKVNSNNFNDQEIESLKKLVDKEKRLILVTGHRRENHGQGFINICKALKEIAEAYIDCEIIYPVHLNPNVQKPVYNLLSGINNIKLIDPLSYPAFVWLMEKSYLIITDSGGVQEEAPSLGKPVLVMRSTTERPEAVEAGTVLLVGTDTDTIISETIKLLNSTETYLNMSKLHNPYGAGNACEKIVNYIKNHIR; encoded by the coding sequence ATGAGAGATAAAAAAAAAATACTTGTCGTTTTTGGAACTAGGCCAGAAGCCATTAAAATGGCTCCATTGGTTAAAGAATTTGAAAAAAATTCAAGTAGTTTTGAAACTAAAGTGTGTATAACTGCTCAACATAGAGAAATGTTAGATCAAGTATTATCCTTTTTTGAAATAATACCACATTATGATTTAGATTTGATGAAGCCAAATCAAAATCTATATTCATTAACTTCCGATATAATCACAAATTTAAAACCTGTTTTCGAGGACTTTAAACCAGACTATATTTTTGTACATGGAGATACAACCACTACTATGGCAACTAGTATTGCAGGATTTTATTCTGGCGCACAGATTTGTCATGTAGAAGCTGGCTTAAGGACCTTTAACATGAAATCTCCATTTCCAGAAGAAATGAACAGGTCTGTAACAGGAGTTGTTGCTAATATACACTTTGCTCCTACAATAACCTCCAGACAAAATTTACTTAATGAAAATAAAAAAGAGGAAAGTATCCTTGTTACTGGTAATACAGTGATAGATGCTTTGTTATTTAGTGTTGATAAAGTTAACTCTAACAATTTTAATGATCAAGAAATTGAATCTTTAAAAAAATTAGTAGATAAAGAAAAAAGGCTCATTTTAGTAACAGGACACAGAAGAGAAAATCATGGTCAAGGTTTTATTAATATATGTAAAGCACTAAAAGAAATTGCAGAAGCGTATATTGATTGTGAAATAATATATCCAGTTCATCTTAATCCCAACGTTCAAAAACCTGTTTATAACTTGTTATCTGGTATCAATAATATAAAATTGATTGATCCATTATCGTATCCTGCATTTGTTTGGTTAATGGAAAAATCATATTTAATTATTACAGATAGTGGTGGCGTACAAGAGGAAGCACCTAGTTTAGGAAAACCAGTATTGGTTATGCGTAGTACTACTGAACGACCAGAGGCTGTTGAAGCTGGGACTGTACTATTAGTAGGTACTGATACCGATACTATTATCTCCGAAACAATAAAACTTTTAAATAGCACTGAAACTTATTTGAACATGAGTAAATTGCATAATCCATATGGGGCCGGAAATGCTTGTGAAAAAATAGTAAATTATATAAAAAATCATATAAGATAA
- the wecC gene encoding UDP-N-acetyl-D-mannosamine dehydrogenase encodes MSQPEVVMIGLGYIGLPTAALIAQNKTHVHGVDINLKVVETINAGKIHIIEPELDIAVANAVKEGYLKASTTPVEANTYLIVVPTPFKAKNEPDISFVEAATKAIIPMLKEDDLYIIESTSPVGTTEKMMDFIHQERPELKEKLNIAYCPERVLPGNVMYELVHNDRVIGGVDKKSTEKAVAFYRQFIKGDLHKTNARTAEMCKLVENSSRDVQIAFANELSLICDKADINVWELIDLANKHPRVNILQPGCGVGGHCIAVDPYFIVAEYPMESKIIGKAREINNYKSFWCAEKVQTVKLEFELKHGRKPSIALMGLAFKPNIDDLRESPAKYITQKVLQNANNEEYYIVEPNIAEHKVFKLTNYNDAVKKADVIVFLVAHDEFKALEIASDKVVLDFCGIIKR; translated from the coding sequence ATGAGTCAGCCAGAAGTAGTAATGATTGGATTAGGTTACATTGGGCTTCCAACCGCAGCTTTAATAGCACAAAATAAAACCCATGTTCATGGTGTTGATATTAACCTTAAAGTAGTAGAAACCATAAATGCAGGTAAAATTCATATTATTGAACCAGAATTAGATATTGCAGTGGCAAATGCTGTTAAAGAAGGTTATTTAAAAGCATCAACAACTCCTGTTGAAGCTAATACTTATCTTATTGTAGTTCCAACACCTTTTAAAGCTAAAAACGAACCCGATATTTCGTTTGTTGAGGCAGCAACAAAAGCAATCATTCCAATGCTAAAAGAAGATGATTTATATATTATAGAATCAACTTCACCAGTAGGAACTACAGAAAAGATGATGGACTTCATTCATCAAGAGCGTCCAGAATTAAAGGAAAAACTAAATATAGCGTATTGTCCAGAACGAGTGCTTCCAGGGAATGTGATGTATGAATTGGTTCATAACGATCGTGTTATTGGTGGTGTAGATAAAAAATCTACAGAAAAGGCAGTCGCTTTTTATAGACAATTTATAAAAGGCGACTTACATAAAACTAATGCACGAACAGCAGAGATGTGTAAATTGGTTGAAAACTCATCTAGAGATGTACAAATAGCATTCGCTAATGAGTTATCGTTGATTTGTGATAAAGCCGATATAAATGTATGGGAGCTTATAGATTTGGCGAATAAACATCCAAGAGTAAATATATTACAACCAGGGTGTGGAGTAGGTGGGCATTGTATTGCTGTAGATCCTTATTTTATAGTAGCAGAATACCCTATGGAATCTAAAATTATAGGAAAAGCAAGAGAGATAAATAATTATAAGTCTTTTTGGTGTGCTGAAAAAGTACAAACAGTAAAATTAGAGTTTGAATTAAAACATGGTCGTAAGCCAAGTATCGCTTTAATGGGCTTAGCTTTCAAACCAAATATTGATGATTTAAGAGAGTCGCCTGCCAAATATATTACTCAAAAAGTACTCCAAAATGCGAATAATGAAGAGTATTATATTGTGGAACCTAATATTGCAGAACATAAGGTATTTAAGTTAACCAATTATAATGATGCTGTAAAAAAGGCAGATGTTATCGTTTTTTTAGTAGCTCACGATGAATTTAAAGCTTTAGAAATTGCTTCAGATAAGGTGGTGTTAGATTTTTGTGGGATTATTAAGAGATAA